One segment of Scomber scombrus chromosome 3, fScoSco1.1, whole genome shotgun sequence DNA contains the following:
- the vamp3 gene encoding vesicle-associated membrane protein 3: protein MSATGPEGSGAASSNRRLQHTQAQVDEVVDIMRVNVDKVLERDQKLSELDDRADALQAGASQFETSAAKLKRKYWWKNCKMWAILIAVIVIIIIIIIIWSYS from the exons GTCAGCCACCGGTCCAGAAGGTTCGGGCGCAGCGTCAAGCAACAGGCGCTTGCAGCATACGCAGGCTCAGGTGGATGAG gTGGTGGATATAATGCGTGTCAATGTGGACAAAGTGCTGGAACGAGACCAGAAGCTGTCTGAACTGGATGACAGAGCAGACGCACTGCAGGCTGGAGCCTCCCAGTTCGAGACCAGTGCTGCTAAACTGAAAAGAAAGTACTGGTGGAAGAACTGCAAG ATGTGGGCCATTCTGATAGCTGTCATagtgatcatcatcatcatcattatta TTTGGAGTTACTcttaa